DNA sequence from the Dreissena polymorpha isolate Duluth1 chromosome 3, UMN_Dpol_1.0, whole genome shotgun sequence genome:
ccttttagactaacgaggaatccaatatggtcgaaattaacaacccacctccaccccttctccgccataaggttttgactcccgtactatgtatgtttttacctgtgtgtaaaacacatttgtttcttattttactgttatacgcatcaaatatttttcttttatacttattttgggcgtgtttttcccgccgtcatcacattcaaattcatgtttttgtatgtgtatatacgcgtggcgtgtttttaccacccattatgcctttctggaaagaatctgttctatttttatcttttttatggcattttataataaatgcccgttttcaatcaacaatattgtgtttgttctttccttcaagtcatacgagtccgtccggtctatgaccttttcattaccaccgaggacaatacataaatatatatatatgaatacaatAATGTAAAACGCTAATCAAGCTACACaaacaaactgtaaactattatgatttttaatcagtattcacggatttatgtgaagtcctcacatgtcgagaaaggtttgttttgcgtttgtacgttttgaaacactcctcacacCTGTGATACTTGTCAAGCATGTGGGTCTTGACGTGCTGTTTGGGGTCATTCacactcctaactgccaacccacattggtcacatttcaccaatccctcttaTTTGCTCGTGAGCCGCGAGTAGGTATTTGTCTGCAAAGCTCCTGTCGCACTTTACACACACGTGACATTTGGGTCCTAATTCGTGCTTTGAGGCAATCTAAGATggtaggcatcctgagaaaaagAAACTACTTTATTCACATGACGTTTCAATGCGTAAAAacgctatttaaaaaatgttagtatcagaggacacgcgttcgttatttttaaattactaccgatttgacgattattgagatatttcaaaatatatgataacctgatagatgagatatattgtatatttgtgttgtttcaagaaaatccgttcatctgttcagtataactatataaaaatgtaacaaattttaaggtatttaatcttacctgaatgctttcccacagcagaaATAGTTCCCAGAGTTGGCGTGTCTCCTAGAGTGGCGCAGTAACCCAGCTCGTCTTCAACATATTTCTGCATTCGGAGCACTGAGCCATACCtttaagcaaatataatattaaaaataatatacaatacattacttcacgtgacagtagtgtttggcgccaaaataacaatggaatttaatacaataacaaagtgtacacttatttaaggtagGCATGGAATTGTCATCGATTTTAGATGCTAGAGCGCAAGATTTTAATGTtataattagggatggcaaaattattcgaatatttgaatattcgattgaatggtcagcattcgaataataaaaataatattcgcatattcgcatttttatccaaacgtaatttcaccaatatttaatgacctgcgaaccgcttactaaaaagcaaccgaaattaCCTGGGAGacgtttgacgtgacgttcttcgtgacaaactgataacgcggcccgtatcagtgttgattgcgcaatgcaatatacacgctctaagaaaggccccaaCTGTTTtcgccaatggggtgccaattaacggtttcaatttactggcgaataataattaagttttgtgatcacagtatgtacagccattaaaatgtgtgaattactcaaatcgcgcaatgcaatatacttactataagaaagggcccgaactgttgtttgtcaattaggtaccaattaagggcttcaatttacttgcgaataataatttagtttttgtgatcacagtttgaacagacatttaaatatgtgaattactcaaaaggaacagatgatataaactaaacaatcatcaaggaatcataattcaaatctgaaaatgccaccagccccttctgcagtatggaatactttacacggtctgtggataagaagaccgcaagttttacatatgcgcggtgtgctacaaatctgtggaatcaataaaaaataaaattctatgacacgatgtttttcattttatttgtgcccgatcacagtatcggtcatagtattagtcaaCAGCGTACAATTTTtagatagcaacgttaataaacagcctcgtatttagcaaacggatataacttacaaaccaatggaaattaacacataacaaggtaaaatcaatccagccgttttatgcgaatatttgattgaatgaatttgcgaacattcgaatacggATATTGGTATTCAATGCCATCTCTAGTAATAATGGAGATTGTATTGCATGCCTGTACATGTATTAGTTCAAAAAGCTGTAAACGCatagtgtatagccattatttgtaatatatgctatcacatttaaaaatccagtttcaaattcattgttgacaagcatttttttttaaccactGTATAGAACtgaaaaacagtataccacacagatccttctaaaaacgtttaccacacagatcatattactctaaggatattttttttattattttgttttcataaatatataaatgaaacctaaaaaagaatgcaaaatgatactGTAAACTCCGcacataaagtttattgcttaatttcaccagaggtgatgtttctgtgtcaaaataaaataatgtccccacaaggatcctacccttttctaaccgttgcactttactgaaaaaaaacttatttgttttataaaatcatgatacctatagaaaactctcatgaatgagtgGGCTTTCCACttcatcccattaaaaatggtgaaatatttaaagagAGTTATCCTTAAAAATGCTACCTGCGTCacgcttttgttgacattttactcCCAatacagatcttaaaaagtcacgtggtataggcaccgtgaccCTGCTGGGGTCAGACATTATTACCGGTATTTATGTTGAAATTCTTGAGGTCGCACACCGCTTACTTATTTAGTGGTTAGACTCTCAATATTTGAATTTGTAGagttgaattaattgttaaaggAAAATGTGGATAGTGATTGAAAATAACTGATattgtttattgtcccctaccagtttcaccggaggggacttatggtttgcatctgtgagtctgtctgtcccacttttctggatactgcgataacattaaaagttcttcatattttttcatgaaacttcaaacatggtcATATggaaatatggatattatgcacgtttttagctcatctattttttgaaaaaaaattatgagctattgtcatcaccttggcgtcggcatccggttaagttttgcgtttaggtccacttttctcagaaagtatcaatgctattgcattcaaacttggtacacttacttactatcatgagaggactgggcaggcaaagttagataactctggcgtgcaatttgacagaattatgtgccctttttatacttagaaaattgaaaattttggttaagttttgcgtttaggtccacttttctcagaaagtatcaatgctattgcattcaaacttggtacacttacttactatcatgaggggactgggcaggcaaagttagataactctggcgtgcatttttacagaattatgtgccctttttatacttagaaaattgaaaattttggttaagttttgtgtttaggtccattttattccgtaagtatctaggctattgctttcatacttgcaacacttactaactatcataaggggactgtgcaggcaaagtaatgtaactctgactggcattttgacagaattatgggccctttttatacttagaaaattgaaaatttggttaagttttgtgtttaggtccactttattcctacagtatcaaagctattgctttcatacttgcaacacttattaactatcataaggggactgtgcaggcaaagttatgtaactctgactggcatttggacggaattatgggccctttatacttagaaaatagaaaatttggttaagttttgtgttttggtcaactttacccctaaagtatcatagatattgctttcatacttggaacacaagcaaactatcataagggtacagtaaaaggacaagttgcataactctggttgtcatttttacggaattatggcccttttttgacttagtaactttgaatatatggttaaattttgtgtttcgatccactttacttcttaactatcaaggctattgctttcaaacttcaaatactttcatgctatcatgaggttactgtacctggcaagttgaattttaccttgacctttgaatgaccttgactctcaaggtcaaattattaaattttgctaaaattaccataacttctttatttatgattagatttgattgatactttgacaaaactactcttacctgacataccacaatagacttttttttaagatcatctcacaaatgaccaccacaccctcacactataccccccccccaaatttcattttttttaaacggttaaaatacacaaatatttatttttattgttttatgtttgaaataccatccaaccatcgtatccaagaatccccccacccccatgtttttttgtttttttttttgcatttttttttcgcatttttagaaaataatgtaataaatgtccacacccccacactaaacacccctctccactccacccctccctcctttgtgattgaaaatgagtgtcccttcacctttaaaaagaaaatagatgagcggtctgcacccgcaaggcggtgctcttgttttattttgttcctacatcaagaattctggttgctttgacaacaaatatagaaaaaacatctgacaatggtggagcggGTAGGGGagatatattgcttggcaatagacCATTTCACTCCGAGTAGTCACGAATATTTACGATTTCAGCTGATAAGATTCCGAACAGGTAACTGGCTGACCAATGAAATGCTGTGGTAAATATGTGCAATTTATCTATTAATAGTAGCAATGTTTGTAAATTCATTGCGGATATTTTactgataaatagagaatacatcGAAGAAAATGCCACACGTGTGCCATGTGAAAAGTTGTAAGAATATGGGCGGTGGTGGAAACGATGttaatagagaatattatgtgaatttcggataaagatcaagtttatcatgcaaggcttagaaccgatgtaccAGGatgaggcttgccgagcgcttaCATAGTTCGAGTCGAGCATGAtcaacttgatctttatccaaaactcacataatattctatttatcctgttaTTTCCTCCTTATTTCcagtaataattatcaaatatcgctTATTTGGACGATTTTGagtttccgtagttgacaaaaacagattctccaattttttggaaaaacccaattTTGATCTAAAAAAAACGATAGTATAAAcctcaagtttatacgatcgcTGTGAACACCTTGTATGAAACTTCTCTGATTGAACAAAAGTCCGAATGTTTGTTGAGAAAGTAACTAATTATTGATgtgatattgaatattttaaatgattGCGGCAAACTACCGATTGAAAAGGCATTTTTTATTTCGGAAAGGAAACTGTTGAAGCAGACGCCATGCTGATTTAATGTCAACATAATACCCCAGAATTTGATTGGTTAGCGTGGTCAGCTGATAGAGAGTAGAATTCCAAGTTTCTGCGAATATTGCTGATCTGGTGAAATGGTCTATAGatttgtttataatgtattttttagtttaaaattCCAACTATTTAAACTGATATAAACTTTATTGATTGTTGCTTTTGATGTAATGTTAGATCTCtgtttattcatgttttatattaattttagtacTATATCTATCCTAATTACCACAGAATATTAGATGTGAGAATAAATGACAGACAtaagtgctttccacaggaatttTTTCAGACACCTCAGGGCCGAGGTCGGTTGGGGAGGGGAgagacatttatttattttacatttatttatgacATTATCAATGACTATCATTATGTTTTTTCTTGAAGTGTCATAACACACCTGATCAAATAACAACATTTTTGTAGTTGTTTTAACCCTTTTATGTATAGATGCCAGCCATTTATttccccaattgggaaaagtacctgtaccatacaaaattggaaaaattagCATGAAAAACCCTAAAATTAGGAAAATTCGCATCGTGAAATCTTCTAATTGAAAATTAAAGggtttttaattgcttggtatcaaAACCAAAAATCAACTCCAATTCGATtaacattcattttggcttgaaatgttcagtgtaaatcagtgatttttttacctgcgagtccttcgtcctggactcacaaaaacctctagggatgcaaagtttcgaattatgcgagtcccaaaaatgcattgaaatttataaaaaaataaatgtttaatatttggactcattctttcaattcggagactcatagatttgcaagttatcgagtcccagAACTCAGattagaaaatttgtaaaaatatcactgtaaATGCTCATTTTATTTGGTAACTTGCATATGGGATCACTTTGGGATCAAAATTGACGGAATTTGCCTTCCTTTTGGGAAGttttcagacagcaattgggaattttgtagtttttcttcaattgggaattttttagtttttcttcaattgggaaagtaccttttacgggtactttataaagaagggaaaaaatcgCTGTATTCGCATAATCCCGACTTAATCCGTTCCCCAATACATCTGTTTGAGCATTACTATCAAATTGACAATTACTGTGTACTAACTTCTTTTCTTGTCAATATTTATTACCCGATAGTCCcctatatttcatttttaaacgcaaattctggtaaatattgaggATAAAagttttcccactgaacacgcataaatTGCCTGGTTTGCTGTTCCGGtttttatacaacaataaatacacccacactttccacgTGAAGTAAGTGCCTGCATAATGTTCGctcgctttttattgagacaaagaaacaacacaaaatagtttggtcagactttcctgACTAAGACTTGTGTCTCTTAATACTGATGTTCGAGGTACTGTTCAAAAATCATTATGATTAGTTACATGTAATTCTTTATGAACATTCTCTTAGTACTGTTGTTCCTGTTACagtttaaaaatgttgaattacTCAACAATATGTTCCAATTATTGTTGCATAACAaagattaaatgaaaatgaattaaaaggCTAGGAAAGGATGGCTGTGAGGGGAGATGGAAGTCCATTGTTATAAAATTACATTAATGTAATACATGTtattgtctgcaactgctatttattgagggtgtctaaaacaagaaataggtggAAATTATGATTCTGGAATTTATATTTTCCATCGGGGAAAAATCAggaaattttgttcatacaaaaagttGCGAACCCTGTTGAGGTGTACACCGTAGGTCACACAGCaaacaaactgtcacaaaaccacACACTTGTGGCAATTTTGTCATTAATTGTTTGcatgattttactgcaggtatTGAATGCCTACGAGTATTGGCACGCATGCAAAGCAGGTGCTCTCATTGGCCAACATCCATTTTCCAATACAACGACACTCCACCTTAAGgcgggctttagttgggtaaagaGATACAAATGTACACATAATTGACTGAGGATCATAAATCCGCTCacaaaatatttgacaaagtcgATATggctttgatcttaagaatggctAGTTACTGTTACTGATAAATACACTAATCTATAAATTTAAAGCACCCTGTGTTCCTGATTTTGAATTTCACGCGCCCTGACGAGGGACTGTTAAATGGCCTATGGAAAGCACTGACTGACATGGGTGATGTTTTTGTGGTGACTACAGTTAAAAAATTTAGTTTTCTGTTATAAAAAAGTAATTCTGGAAACTCAAGTTCAGTCAAATATTATTGCCTGCTTAATATATTATCCAATATATAAAGTTGGTATTAAAACACGAATGATTTAGCATTAAGTACCGCAAGAATACCATGTTTCAAGCTATTTATAACCTAAATTTCTTGTTTCTATACATAGCATAAAAgcaaaatttataatcatatttatcaAGCCTTTAATAAAGGCAAAGGTCAAGCatgtttttatgcctccggtagggtggcatatagcagttgaactgtcaatcagtctgtccatccgtccgaaaactttaatggtcataactttttcaatatttaacatagcaacttgatatttggcatgcatgtgcatctcattgagctgcacattttgagtggtgaaaggtgaaggtcaaggtcatccttcaaggttaaatgtctaatatatggcgtctgtccgtccgtctgaaaactttaacattgacaataacttttaaatattgaagatagcaacttgatatttggcatgcatgtgtatctcctggagctgaacattttgagtggggaaaggtgaaggtaaaggtcatcctacaaggtcaaatgtaaaatattccaaacgtccgaaaactttaacattggccataactttttaaatattgaagatagcaacttgatatttgaccatttctccattcaatctcttacttacttctcatggagctgcatattttgagtggtgaaaggtcaaggtcatccttcgaggtcaaaggtcaaatatatggctacaaagcggtgcaatagggggcattgtgtttctgacaaacacatctcttgtttacctAGCGTTGATTAAAATCTAGCTTCTCTACATTCAGTATTACGCAACAGTTGCTATGTCTGTTTATCtataacacaaacattaaatattttgcgTAGGCACTACCCAGTATGCAAAACGCTAGACGAAATTTGATATTAAATATCTCCCAATTTCTGTATTCATGTTTGTTGCTTTCGAATGTTTCAAGTCATTTATTATACCCCAATAACAACCACATTGCTTTTATTGTCTGCATTATGATCTATCATCTAAGTATCTTCACTCTATCATACAAGctttatcatacaatttaatTTCAGATGTATCAGGCTTGGCCTAATGGGAACCACCTTACGCTGAGCCACCACAGAAGGCGGTTCCCACATCTCTTTGATAGTTTCAGTTCCCAGAATGTGCCTGACATCAACTTGGAATGCACAGAAACTATTGATTGGGATGATTTTGAAAGTGGCAACAACAGTATTTACAGCCCAGTCAACACTGAGAAATTGCCCAAAGCGGAAGAAGATACCGGCACACTAGATGATATTAGTTCAGCTAATTTCCCCCCTCCCAACTCACCAGTCTCTGTTTGCCATAATGATCCATCAGATCTCTTCAGGAATAGCCTGTATGTGGAAAGTCTGCTGCAGATGTGGCGCGATGAGGTTGAACCCAACATATCTCGGTCAACTGGCTTGCAGCAGTCAGATAAGAGTATTGAAGAGCCCATCGGAAATCAGAATCATGGTGTGGAGTGTTCTGACGAGCGCTCAAGTAGTGTTCAGTCGCCTGTTGATCCTAGTACCGACCTCCGTGACTTGCTTACCAGGGATggagtgtcatttgagtcctcaacaGTTACCATGCAGCCTCTTTCTCAAAGTTCACCTCGTTCAACATCTCCAGCAGAGATTGAAGCACTTTCTTCGTCCGTATTAGGGCTGTCATTTGATAATCTACGTTCCATTTCACCAAGAATCCAGAGATCACCATCTCCCATCAATTCACGATCATCCTCACCCAGGTATTTGCGGTCCCCTTCACCGTTTCAGGTGTTGGATACAAGTTCACATCGGTTCCAGGCAGACAGCTCGATGGATAGTTGGGTCTTCTATGACGACAGGTACCAGGTCCGCACACACAGCCCACGACAGTATGTGGATGAACATCTGGTACCTGATGTGGATATGGAGTTCCAGACAATTGTCTCCGACAGTGAAGAGTTCCCATCTTTCACGTCCTATTCCAGGAGGCTTCTTAATTCGTGCCAAGATCAAGT
Encoded proteins:
- the LOC127871849 gene encoding uncharacterized protein LOC127871849; translated protein: MYQAWPNGNHLTLSHHRRRFPHLFDSFSSQNVPDINLECTETIDWDDFESGNNSIYSPVNTEKLPKAEEDTGTLDDISSANFPPPNSPVSVCHNDPSDLFRNSLYVESLLQMWRDEVEPNISRSTGLQQSDKSIEEPIGNQNHGVECSDERSSSVQSPVDPSTDLRDLLTRDGVSFESSTVTMQPLSQSSPRSTSPAEIEALSSSVLGLSFDNLRSISPRIQRSPSPINSRSSSPRYLRSPSPFQVLDTSSHRFQADSSMDSWVFYDDRYQVRTHSPRQYVDEHLVPDVDMEFQTIVSDSEEFPSFTSYSRRLLNSCQDQVVPEYIEE